A single window of Mesoplodon densirostris isolate mMesDen1 chromosome 13, mMesDen1 primary haplotype, whole genome shotgun sequence DNA harbors:
- the CRH gene encoding corticoliberin — MRLPLLLSAGVLLLALLPCPPCRALLSRGPVPGARQASQHPQPLDFFQPSSQPQQPQARPGLLRMGEEYFLRLGSLNKSPAAPLSAASSPPAGSSGSRLSPDEVAANFFRALLQQLLLPRRPLDSPASPVERGAENALGGRQEAPERERRAEEPPISLDLTFHLLREVLEMARAEQLAQQAHSNRKLMEIIGK, encoded by the coding sequence ATGCGGCTGCCGCTGCTCCTGTCCGCGGGCGTCCTGCTGCTGGCTCTCCTGCCCTGCCCGCCATGCAGGGCCCTCCTGAGCCGGGGGCCCGTCCCGGGGGCCCGGCAGGCCTCGcagcacccccagcccctggattTCTTCCAGCCTTCGTCGCAGCCCCAGCAGCCGCAGGCTCGGCCCGGCCTGCTCCGCATGGGGGAGGAGTACTTCCTCCGCCTGGGTAGCCTCAATAAGAGCCCCGCTGCTCCGCTCTCGGCCGCCTCCTCGCCTCCTGCCGGCAGCAGCGGCAGCCGCCTTTCGCCGGACGAGGTGGCCGCCAACTTTTTCCGCGCGTtgctgcagcagctgctgctgCCCCGGCGCCCGCTCGACAGCCCTGCGAGTCCGGTGGAACGCGGCGCCGAGAACGCCCTCGGTGGCCGCCAGGAGGCACCAGAGAGGGAGAGGCGAGCCGAGGAACCTCCCATCTCCCTGGATCTCACCTTCCACCTCCTCCGAGAAGTCTTGGAAATGGCCAGGGCTGAGCAGTTAGCGCAGCAAGCTCACAGCAACAGGAAACTGATGGAGATTATTGGGAAATGA